In Camelina sativa cultivar DH55 chromosome 17, Cs, whole genome shotgun sequence, the genomic stretch GTATCGAGGGGTCGAAGTGCTGAGACGGATTCTCCTGGTTATGAGGGAGGTGAATTGCGTGTCGTTATAATTGACAATCTCGTACGGGAGTCCGTGACGACATATGATGTTTTTCCATATAAAATTGGTCACATCCAAGGATTGGATCCTTGTTAAAGACTccgcttctacccacttggtgAAGTAATCGGTTAGCACAAAGACGAACTTCTTTGATTCCGATGCCGGCAAATGCCCTATAGTGTCCATGGCCCAACGCATGAAAGGATACAGATCTGTAACAGTATTCAGCAGTTTGGGTGGAACATGCCGCATCGGTCAATGGCGCTGGCAAGCTTCGCACTTTGTCAAGAAGGCTTCACAGTCCGCAATAATGGTAGGCCAGTAGTGTCCATCCTTCTTGATCTTGAGGGCGAGTGCACGTCCGCCAGAGTGGTTGCCGCCCTCGCTTTCATGAACTTCCATCATGATTCGTTCGATCTCGTCCTGAGTAACGCAGGTAAGGAATACTCCGGACGAACTTCGGCAATATAAGTTTCCATCCAAGAGGATGTATTTGGCAATTTGGGCTTTTAGACGCCAAGCTGCCCAGCGGTCCGGCGGGACGACTCCATCGGAGATGTAAAGTTTAATCTCAATCTGCCAGTCGTCAGGTGGCTTCGTGATATCTGTCAAGTCCTTTATCGGTTCGTCGACTTCCATCGGGACTGAGTCGTCATTGATTACGGATATCAGGCTGACTAGATCGACGCTGGGAGTTTCGATGCATTCGACTGGGATGGCGAAATGCCCCCATTCGCTTGTTCTTGGCATCAAATTCACCGCTGAACTGGCTGACCACCAACTGGGAGTCACAGAAAACTTGCAAGTGTGTCAACCCAAGCCCTAGTGCTAACCGAAGTCCCGCAAGAACGGCTTCGTACTCTGTTTCGTTGTTTGATGCTttgaatttgagttttaatGCTTGCTCGAGTATTTCACCAGTGGGAGATCGGAGAATGAGTCCCACACCGGATCCTTGATTCGTCGACGAACCATCAACAAACATCGTCCAATGTTCCTCCGTGGGGGGTGGGGTTGCCAAGCTCAGGAGACAACTCGGTGATGAAGTCGGGCAGGACTTGCGATTTCAGGCTTGAACGAGAGCGGTATTCGATATCATATTCACTTAGTTCGACCGCCCACTTCGCCATGCGCTCGGATTGGAGGGGGCTATGGAGGATAGTTCGGAGTGGTTGATCGGTAAACACGATGACGGAATGTAATTGGAAATAGGGTCGAAGTTTCCGTGCGGCGACGATCACAACGAGGGCCAACTTTTCCATCGTTGGATATCGTGATTTTGCGTCGTTAAGTGCCTTGCTCGTGTAGAAAATAGGTTTCTGATCTCCGCGGTCGTGTTGGACCAATACACTGCTGACTGCCGAACTGGAGACCGAGACGTAGAGGTACAATGTTTCGCCATCTTCCGGTTTGACTAACACTTGATGGCAAGTCAAATACTCCTTCAACTGCTGAAAGGCGATCTCGCAATCTTCGTCCCAATGAAAATCCTTGTTTCCACGGAGAAGTTGATAGAAAGGAAAGCACTTGTCCGTCGATCGAGCAATATAAAGATTTAGAGCGGCGTTTCGGCTAGTTAGGCGCTGCACTTCTCGTTTGTTAGTCGGTGATGGCAATCCCAATATGGCCTCGATCTGCTTAGGATTTGCCTCTATTCCTCGTTCGGTGACAATATATCCTAGGAATTCGCCCGAGGTAACCCCGAACGTGCACTTTGTTGGATTCAGCTTCATTTGGAACTGATCCAAGATATCGAAACATTCGGCGAGATGCTGAATGTGTTGCTCCACGATCAAAGACTTGACCAGCATGTCATCGATGTATACCTCCATAGTTCGTCCGAGCAGATAGGCAAACATCATATTTACCAGCCATTGGTAGGTTGCTTCGGCGTTCTTTAGtccgaaaggcatcaccttAGAGCAGTAGGTTCCCCGATCTGTGATGAATGTTGTTTTCTCGCGATCGGTTGAACTCATGGCGATCTGGTTGAAACCtgagaaggcatccatgaaTGAGAGCAGTTGGTTTCCAGCTGTAGCTTCGACTAGGCGGTCGATATGCAGTAAAGGAATGCTATCCTTAGGGCATGCTTTGTTGAGATTGGTGAAATCTACGCAGACCCTCCACTTttcgttcttctttttgaccaTGACTGGATTAGCCAACCAATCGGGGTACTGGACCTCCATTATCTGGTCTGCTTTGAGCAATCGCTCAACTTCATCCTGGACCGCTTTTGCCCGATCTGAGTCCAAACGCCTGCGTTTCTGCCTGATGGGTTTGAACGTGGGGTCGACGTTGAGCCTATGGCAGATGACATCGGGACTTATTCTAGACCATGTCCCTTGTTGACAAAGCGAACGTGGAAGATCGAGATTGCAGAAAATCGATCAGCTTTGTCTTCATATGCTCCTCGAGTTCGGCCCCGATACCAACAGTTCGTGAGGGGTCGGAAGGATTGATATTCGCCTGGATGATCCGACACTCCGGAGTCTTCCgttttcctctgcttcttttctATCACAGATCAAGATCATGCCATTCTCTTATCGCTGTAGAGCGTGCAGATCCTTGTGGTAGTCGGTAATTTAAGGCAGAGATTGTAGGTGGACGGTACGGCTTGCATAGCGTATATCCATGGTGCCCCCAGGATCGCGTTGTAAATTGGGGGCGTATCGATGACCAAAAATGTAGTCTTCCGGGTTACTCCTCCAGCTCGCACTTGTAGTTTCATGTCGCCCATGGACATTTTAGCAATCCCATGATAGCCGGTCAATGTTCGAGTCTTGGGTTTCACCTGCTCTGGTGTGACGCCCTTTTTTTCTAGTGTTCGCCAGAACAGTACATTAACAGTACTTCCAGTATCGACCAGGACTCTTTCGATGTCGAACTCGCCCATGGCTACTTCGATGACCAAGGGATCCGAATGGGGGTGTTGGATTCCTTTGGCGTCCTCTATGTGAATGACATGAGGTCCGTGCAGAGCGGAGGATCGTCTGAGGCTGCCTGGAGACTGCAAACTTGGCATGCCCTTTTCTTCAGTGCCCGAACAGAGTCGGCACAATCCTCTGGTGGGCCGAGTATCAGAGTTATTTGGCGCGCTCAGGATTCTGCCCTCTCTGTCGCTTGGGAGGACCAGGCAGTTCGTCCACCTGGGGCATTTCTTCTTGATGATTTGCCAACACTTGGTTGGCTGGCTGTTGAATATCGTTGGCCGGGCCATTGTTCATGTAGCCTCGTCCACGGCCTCCTGTACCATGGCCACCGTTAGATCGTCCACCTCGCCATCCTCCTCGGCGACCTCTATCTCTGCGGATGCTCTTCGGCTCAAAGACAGCTTCGACTTCACCAGAAAGGTATTTTCCATACAGGTAATTCTTTAGATGGACACACTCGTGGGTGGAATGACCGGCGATCATGTGGAAATCGGAATATAACTCCTTTGGGTCGGACGGTTGGCTATTTTGGCTGTCCACTTCGGAGACTGTATGGATGATGCCCTTCTTCCGATCCTGAGGGTCGTGATGCTTCCGGGGCTCGTGATGCTCGTCGCGACTTTTAGCCTTCGGGAGATACGACGGTGTGGAGGTTTTTTTCGCTGCCAATCGTGCGTCCTCTTCCTCCATGAGTGCGTAGCGGGAGGCTTGGTGCAGCGCATCATCGAGGTCTTTGGTTTCCCGGATATTAAGATCCTTCCGCAACGGGGATCCAGGAAGTAGACCCTTCCTGAAGGCAGCGATTGTGGTGTCTTCTTGAACGGAGACGTTTGCCAATTTCTCCTTAAACCTGCCTAAGAAACTATCGATGGATTTGCCGGGTTCTTGGGCCATCTCCCAAAGGTCTGAATTCATCACGCCTCGCTTGATGAAAATTTGATAGTGTGTGAGAAAAGCCTTTGACAACTGGGTGAAGTTATCGATCGAATTTGCCTTAAGCCTTGAGAACCAAGTTAAGGCGGGTCCGGAAAGGCTATCGACGAACAGCTGGCAGTATCCGATGTCTCTCTGTTCCTCGGCGAATCGCGCTTTTGCCGCTATTGCCATAAAATATGTCATGAAATGGACTGGATCCTTTTCGCCGATGTAGGTTGGGAGTTTTAGCTTAATGTTCAGTATGGCGGCCTACAGAATCTGCTGAGTGAAAGGGGTTTGCCGAGTGAGTTCGACGATCCTGTCGATCTCTAGAGCTGTGTTGATAGCCCGATGGAGAAGCGTGTTCATGTCCCTGATCTGCGATTGGATCTCCTCGATCTTGAGGCAGGGTCCCGTGTTCGTCGCTGGGGTGACCGGGATAACCGATCTTTCTTGGGCTCGCGAGTTTGGGTTCGTCTGTTGGATGCTCGATGTAGCCTAAGGGGGGAGAGTCCTTCGCAACAACTGGTTGACAGTTGGTACGTCAGAGAAGTCGAGACGACGGGTAAGACCGCCCATCCCGAGTACAGGTGACTGCCCAGCAGAGATCTGTGATGGAGTTGCTTGGGTCATGAAGGCGTCGACTCTGCGGTTGGTATCAGAGATCATCTAGTAGATTTCTTTCGTCATGGTGCCAAACAAGATCCTGAAGTCTTCCATGGAGACGACCTGCGGGTTTTGGACCGCTGTCGTAGTGCGAGCGTGGAGATCCCTGGTTTGTGCTCCGGGTTGCTGTTCCATGGCGCGCGTCGCTTCCTCGTTCAAGGGTTGTTTATCCGAACGCTCCGCGTCGAGGTTGAACGGTTCTTCGTGAGTTCGCCCCGCTCCCTGACTCGGCTCTCCTTCGGATCCGACCTCAACTGGGAGTTCAGAGCAGTTATCGGTTGGAGTAACCGATGAGGTGACGTTGCACCGAACGTACACGGCTGTCATTTGCATGGTTAGAGTGCCATCTTGCGTTTCGGTGTTACTCTGAGAGGGTGCGAGGCCTGTGACCTCGAAGACGCTTGAGGAAGTGCGGTTTGCGCCGGTGGTGTCGTTGTTAGTGATTGGAGACATGGTTGTTTCGGGAGAAACTTTTTGGTCGAGCTGCTTCGAGAGATTTGACTTGTAAAGATGATTTtgcgtccccacagacggcaccaa encodes the following:
- the LOC104759823 gene encoding uncharacterized protein LOC104759823; the encoded protein is MGEFDIERVLVDTGSTVNVLFWRTLEKKGVTPEQVKPKTRTLTGYHGIAKMSMGDMKLQVRAGGVTRKTTFLVIDTPPIYNAILGAPWIYAMQAVPSTYNLCLKLPTTTRICTLYSDKRMA
- the LOC104759824 gene encoding uncharacterized protein LOC104759824 yields the protein MAIAAKARFAEEQRDIGYCQLFVDSLSGPALTWFSRLKANSIDNFTQLSKAFLTHYQIFIKRGVMNSDLWEMAQEPGKSIDSFLGRFKEKLANVSVQEDTTIAAFRKGLLPGSPLRKDLNIRETKDLDDALHQASRYALMEEEDARLAAKKTSTPSYLPKAKSRDEHHEPRKHHDPQDRKKGIIHTVSEVDSQNSQPSDPKELYSDFHMIAGHSTHECVHLKNYLYGKYLSGEVEAVFEPKSIRRDRGRRGGWRGGRSNGGHGTGGRGRGYMNNGPANDIQQPANQVLANHQEEMPQVDELPGPPKRQRGQNPERAK